A region of the Roseiflexus sp. RS-1 genome:
CCAGATTTATTGCGTGGTTTGAACGGTTGCTGATCCAACCTGGTGCGGCGCAACCCGACGCCTGGCAGCCCGATCATCTCGAATACCAGTTTAGCGTTTCCTCGCCCGATCCAACCGGTGCGGGCGTCCTCAAAGCCGAAGAGTATTACCAGGGGCGACTGGACTGGTACAACCTCGACATCGATCCAACCCGCGCGCGCCTTGAGCCCGATGTTCCGGCGACGCCGCCCGGCGCGCTGCCTGCGCCGACCTGGTCGTTCATTCCCACAGAGTTACGGTTCGAAGGCATGCCCAACACCCGCTGGTGGACGTTTGAAGATTCGCGCACCAGTTTCGGCGCTATCAATGCTGGCGCCAAGGACCTGGCGCAACTGATGCTGCTCGAATTCGGCCTGCTGTATGCCAACGACTGGTTCCTCTTCCCATTGACCCTGCCAATCGGCGTCAGCACGCGCATCCAGGGCCTGGCGGTCACCAATGTGTTTGGCGAACGGATCTGGATCGAAGCAGCCGGACGCGGACAGGACGAAGACTGGCAGCGCTGGAACATGTATACTCACACCGTCTATGGTGACGATAACGTTCAGGCCGATATGCGCGCCATTCTGTTGCCGACTGTGCCCAAGATTCAGGAAAGCCGCCCGCTCGAAGAAGTCGCCTTTATTCGCGATGAAATGGCCAATATGGTCTGGGGCATTGAAACGCGGATCACTATGGTCACCGGCGAAAGCCTGCCGGGCTATGAAGCTGGCGTCGATCTCAGGCGTTTCTACGAACGCCTGGTGAATCTGGCTCCCGCGCCGCCGCCAGTTGCCGCTGCGCCAGTACGTTATCAGGTGATGTCGAACAATGTACCCGAAAACTGGATTCCTTTCATTCCGGTTCATATACCGGGCAGCAATCGCGAGATACAGTTACAGCGCGCCGCGTTGCCGCGCGTCATTGCGCGCGACCCGAACCGCCCTGAAAAGATTCGCCCGCGAACTGCATTGCTACGCGAAGGTCTGGCGAATGGACAGCCATACTTCGTCCATGAAGAAGCCATTACCCGTGCCGGAGTCGATCTGCGACAGACCTTTCAGCGCACGCGCTGGCACAATGGCCGCTGCGTCATCTGGTTTGGCGCGCGCAAAGCCACCGGGCGCGGTGAGGGAGCCAGCAATCTGCGCTTTGACTATCTTGCGCCAGCGCCGTTTACTCCGCCGGAAACCTGATATTTATTGGGTGTTATGCGGTCACTCTCAAGCTGTGCATCAAGAACGACTATCCCAGAGCACATCGGCGGTGCGCTCGAAGTGGTTCTTCGAGACCGGGGTGTTAATGCTGGCGTGAACTATCTCTCGGGACGGGATTAAGCCAGGCTGCTGTATCGTGCATAACATACCTTGATTGCTCGTTCATGTTTGTACAGATGAGCGCAATGAGCGTTGCATGCACCCTCAGTTCAAACCCGGCATTGGTGAAGGTGTATCCCGCATAGTAACCATTCACACTAAAGTACTGCATTCTGGCGCCACCCTGTTGCATCACGGCATGCTATGCTGATCTAAAAGTCAAAAAATCGCTAAAACGAACCGATCAACTGTACGTTGCTCCTACGCTCGTGTGGCGCGTCGGTTCCATGCGTAACAGGCGCAACAGGACAGGCATTCCCAGGAAGGAGCGATCCCATCCATGCAGCGCAATCCAGCCCTGATCGCGTCGGTATGTGCATTGTTGGTTTCCATTCTCTTCGCCGCCGGTTTGAGCCTTGCCGCTCCCTCATCAGCGCATTTCCCCTCTGTACAGATCACGCTTGCGTCTGGCGATCCGCCTGCACCGATGGACGTGCAGGTTGAGTCTGGCGCCGCGGTTGTCTGGCGCAATAACGACACACAGGCACACCGTCTCCGCTCTGTCGATGGCAGCTGGAGATCGCCGGTCATCGCGCTAGGATCAGATCGGCATCAGGTATTCGTTGAGCCTGGACGCTATCCTTTTGTTTGCGATTTCGATCCAGGGATGAGCGGTGTGCTCACCGTTCAGCCTGATGCGTACCGCGTATTCCTGCCGCTGGTGATCCGCAGCGCACCGGGAGCGCAATCCGGCGAGCGCTGGTCGAACCCGGCGACGTGGGGCGGGCGTGTGCCGCAGAGTGGAGATGCGGCAACCATCCCGGCGGGCAAGGTCGTTCTGCTCGATGTCAGCCCGCCGCCGTTACAGAGTCTGACCATCGAAGGCGAATTGGTCTTTGATCGGCGCGATCTCGATCTGACTGTCGGCTGGATCATGCTGCATGGTCAGGGACGCCTGCGCATTGGCACGCCAGCCGAACCGTTCGCCCATCGCGCGACGATTACCCTCAACGCGCCCAATCCGAACGAAGATGTGATGGGAATGGGCACGCGCGGCATACTGCTCATGGGCGGTTCCTTCGAAGCGTATGGCGTGATGCCGAATCGTGTGTGGACGAAACTGAACGACCATGCCGCTGCCGGTGCAACCACGCTTACCCTCAGCGATACGGTGAACTGGCAGCCCGGCGCCCAGATTGTCATCGCGCCAACCGACTTCTACGGTGTGGCGGAAACCGAACGACATACAGCACAGGCGGTGAACGGCGCCCGGGTCACGCTGGCGACGCCTCTGCAAACATCACGCTGGGGTCGGTTGCAGTATGTCAGTTCCACCGGAATGACCACGACGCCGACAACGGAAGTAACGCCGCTCGTGCTCGATGAACGCGCCGAAGTGGGACTGCTCTCGCGTCAGATCGTGATTCAGGGCGCCGATGATGCACGCTGGCGCAATGACCGCTTTGGCGCTCAGATCATGGTGATGGGGAGCGGGGTCTTGCGCCTCGATGGCGTTGAACTGCGGCGCGTCGGACAGGGCGGGCGTCCCGGTCGCTATCCGATCCACTTCCATCTGCTTTCGTATGCAGCAGACGGCAGCCTGATCGGTGATGCGACTCAGCAACTGGTCACCAACTCAAGCATCTGGAATTCGACCAACCGCTGCATAACGTCATGCCACAAATGGCACAACGATTCGCAACAATATCTGCTATGACATCGCCGGTCACGCCATCTTTGTGGAAGACGCGGTTGAGCGCCGCAACCTGATTGAAAACAATCTGGTGCTGAAGGTGCGGCAACCGCCTCAACCGATCCTGCCGAGTGATCGCGAAGGTTTCCTGCGTGGTCCGTCGGGTTTCTGGCTGACCAATCCCGACAATATCGTGCGCGGAAATGTCGCCGCCGACGCGGCTGGCAATGGGTTCTGGCTGGCGTTCCCGGAACGTCCGCTCGGCTTGAGCAAACTGGTCCCGATACGTCCAATCAACACCCAACTGGGAGTGTTCAGTCATAATGTCGCACACTCGAACAACAAGCCGGGCATCAACCTCGACTTTGCTCCCTTCGACGATACAGGGAACACCCGCGAGAGCAAGTACGTGCCGACCAGTGATGAAAGACAGGATCGCTACAGCGCCAACCGCGTGCGTTTTACGTTCAGCGACATTACAACGTACAAAAACCGAGACAATGGGTTGTGGAATCGAACCTCCTGGCCCGACTACGTCCGTTTTGTTTCTGCCGATAATGCTGGCATGTTCTTCGCCGGCGCCGGTGACAATGGTCGGATATCCGACTCGCTGATTATTGGCGTGAGTCTGAATAACAGCACGCCGCCACCCACATCGAACCAACCGAATGTCGCGGTTGCCAGCTACCATAGCACCTTCGACATCGCTCACAATGTGATTGTCAATTTTCCGCTCAACGACCGCATTGACCGCGCCAGCGGCGCCTTCGCCGCCAACGACTACTACACCAGCCCGGTTGATCGCGGAATGGTGCGCAATCCCAATAACAGATTGATCAACAGCCATCCGGGACGACGGGTCATTTCGCCGAACATCAATACGCCGGTCGGGAATGCCGCACTCGCCGGTGCGCTGTGGGACCCGCACGGATACTGGGGACCGGCAGGGAATTACTGGGTGTACGACATTCCCTTCCTGACCGCCGGACGG
Encoded here:
- a CDS encoding G8 domain-containing protein produces the protein MQRNPALIASVCALLVSILFAAGLSLAAPSSAHFPSVQITLASGDPPAPMDVQVESGAAVVWRNNDTQAHRLRSVDGSWRSPVIALGSDRHQVFVEPGRYPFVCDFDPGMSGVLTVQPDAYRVFLPLVIRSAPGAQSGERWSNPATWGGRVPQSGDAATIPAGKVVLLDVSPPPLQSLTIEGELVFDRRDLDLTVGWIMLHGQGRLRIGTPAEPFAHRATITLNAPNPNEDVMGMGTRGILLMGGSFEAYGVMPNRVWTKLNDHAAAGATTLTLSDTVNWQPGAQIVIAPTDFYGVAETERHTAQAVNGARVTLATPLQTSRWGRLQYVSSTGMTTTPTTEVTPLVLDERAEVGLLSRQIVIQGADDARWRNDRFGAQIMVMGSGVLRLDGVELRRVGQGGRPGRYPIHFHLLSYAADGSLIGDATQQLVTNSSIWNSTNRCITSCHKWHNDSQQYLL